From one Bacteroides fragilis NCTC 9343 genomic stretch:
- a CDS encoding DUF4840 domain-containing protein — protein MKKDFNLTKLFYSFAIAFSVVTLSSCNNDDNSPLPPPSTNDVAGTYNGKVLITPVTPATVKENAGEAPQGQDVNATVKNDTVFFDKLPVTELITSIVGDKDKAEAIVKAIGDVKYKVGYKPALNTEKDSIYLAFDPKPLTLQLPAAVEGQEGQTVTVTISSPDKGSFAYKKNQLKLKLSADKVELAGVAVPVPQTLFDFGMTKKK, from the coding sequence ATGAAAAAAGATTTCAACTTAACCAAGCTTTTTTATTCTTTTGCGATTGCTTTCTCAGTGGTAACCTTGTCTTCTTGCAACAACGATGACAATTCTCCGCTTCCTCCTCCATCCACCAACGATGTGGCAGGCACCTATAACGGAAAAGTACTGATAACTCCGGTGACTCCCGCCACTGTAAAAGAAAATGCCGGAGAAGCTCCCCAGGGACAAGACGTAAACGCTACGGTGAAAAATGACACGGTGTTCTTCGACAAATTGCCGGTAACCGAACTTATTACCTCCATTGTAGGCGATAAAGACAAAGCGGAAGCCATTGTCAAAGCCATCGGTGACGTAAAATACAAAGTAGGCTACAAGCCGGCTCTCAACACAGAGAAGGACAGCATCTACCTTGCTTTCGATCCGAAACCGTTGACCCTTCAACTGCCTGCAGCCGTAGAAGGCCAGGAAGGACAGACTGTTACCGTAACCATTTCGTCTCCGGACAAAGGCAGCTTTGCTTACAAGAAAAATCAGTTGAAGTTGAAGCTCAGCGCCGATAAAGTGGAACTGGCAGGCGTAGCGGTACCTGTTCCTCAGACCCTGTTCGACTTCGGTATGACCAAAAAGAAGTGA